A stretch of the Candidatus Berkelbacteria bacterium genome encodes the following:
- the rpsJ gene encoding 30S ribosomal protein S10, which translates to MAKASDSTATQRIRIRLKAYDYRVIDQSARKILETTRRTGATVNGPIPLPTEIKKVTVLRSTFKHKDAREQFEQRIHKRMIDVLNPTAKTIDALMSLDLPAGVDIEVKT; encoded by the coding sequence ATGGCTAAAGCCTCTGACTCCACTGCTACCCAGCGCATTCGGATTCGTCTAAAAGCCTATGATTATCGTGTCATCGATCAATCGGCGCGTAAGATTTTGGAAACTACGCGCCGGACTGGAGCGACTGTTAATGGGCCAATTCCTCTGCCAACTGAAATTAAAAAGGTAACGGTGCTTCGTTCAACTTTTAAACACAAAGATGCTCGCGAGCAATTTGAGCAAAGAATTCACAAGCGAATGATCGACGTCCTGAATCCAACCGCAAAAACAATCGACGCCCTAATGAGTCTCGATCTCCCCGCCGGAGTTGATATTGAGGTGAAGACTTAA
- the tuf gene encoding elongation factor Tu, which produces MAEKFERTKPHVNVGTIGHVDHGKTTTTAALLKTLGDRGFIADKKGVDQIDAAPEERERGITIATMHVEYESDKRHYAHVDCPGHADYVKNMITGAAQMDGAIVVVSAADGPMPQTREHILLARQVGVPAIVVFLNKVDMVDDPELLDLVEMEIRELLTKYEYDGDKVKIIRGSALKALEGDKENQDKIMELVNALDETIPEPVRETDKPFLMPIEDVFSIKGRGTVATGRVERGIVKVNEEVEIVGLQPTKKVVVTGVEMFRKLLDQGQAGDNIGALLRGVERTDIERGQVLAKPGSITPHTEFKSEVYILNKEEGGRHTPFFKGYKPQFYIRTTDVTGEVELPEGTEMVMPGDTITFGVKLIVPVAIEQGMRFAIREGGRTVGAGVVTEITK; this is translated from the coding sequence ATGGCCGAAAAATTTGAACGCACAAAGCCACATGTGAACGTTGGCACGATTGGTCACGTTGACCATGGCAAAACAACGACCACTGCCGCTTTGCTAAAAACTCTGGGAGACCGAGGATTTATTGCTGATAAAAAAGGTGTTGATCAAATTGATGCCGCGCCCGAAGAAAGAGAGCGCGGGATCACGATTGCCACGATGCACGTTGAGTATGAATCGGACAAACGCCATTATGCCCACGTTGATTGTCCAGGTCACGCAGACTATGTAAAAAATATGATCACCGGTGCGGCGCAAATGGACGGCGCGATTGTTGTTGTTTCAGCCGCCGATGGTCCAATGCCGCAAACTCGCGAACACATTCTTTTGGCGCGGCAAGTCGGCGTTCCGGCAATCGTGGTCTTCCTAAATAAAGTCGATATGGTAGATGATCCTGAACTTCTGGATTTGGTTGAGATGGAAATTCGCGAACTCCTAACTAAATATGAGTACGACGGCGACAAGGTTAAAATCATTCGCGGGTCTGCCCTCAAGGCATTGGAAGGCGACAAGGAAAACCAAGATAAAATCATGGAACTTGTGAACGCTCTTGATGAAACGATTCCCGAACCTGTCCGTGAAACTGATAAACCTTTCTTAATGCCAATCGAAGACGTCTTTTCAATTAAGGGCCGGGGGACGGTTGCAACCGGTCGTGTTGAGCGTGGCATCGTCAAGGTTAATGAGGAGGTCGAAATTGTTGGACTCCAGCCGACTAAGAAAGTCGTCGTGACTGGTGTTGAGATGTTTCGCAAACTTCTCGATCAAGGACAAGCAGGGGATAACATCGGCGCCCTCTTGCGGGGGGTGGAACGCACTGACATCGAGCGGGGGCAGGTACTCGCCAAGCCAGGCTCAATCACACCTCATACCGAATTTAAGTCTGAAGTTTATATTCTCAATAAAGAAGAAGGTGGTCGCCATACGCCCTTTTTTAAAGGTTACAAACCCCAATTTTATATTCGCACAACCGATGTGACCGGCGAGGTTGAGTTGCCAGAGGGAACTGAAATGGTAATGCCGGGTGATACTATTACTTTTGGTGTGAAACTCATCGTACCAGTAGCGATTGAGCAAGGAATGCGCTTCGCGATTCGTGAAGGCGGTCGCACGGTCGGCGCCGGGGTCGTAACTGAAATTACTAAGTAA
- the fusA gene encoding elongation factor G has translation MAREYPLEKTRNIGIAAHIDAGKTTVTERILFYTGKKHKIGEVHEGEAEMDWMEQERERGITITSAATTCFWSPTTRPDNKHRINIIDTPGHVDFTVEVERSLRVLDGAVVVFDGVAGVEPQSETVWRQADKYHVPRICFINKLDRTGADFFRSYHSILERLGANAIPIQLPIGNESDFRGLIDLIRKKAYLYTNDLGTDVEEQEIPTKMLELAKEWREKLLEKVAELDDNLLEKYLGGEPLTDEEIIATLRQGTVSNRIIPVLTGSALKNKGVQLMLDAVVDYLPSPIDVPPIEGTDPKHPDNKLTRQASDSEPFASLLFKIAADPFVGKLAFFRVYSGTLNAGSYILNVNTNKKERVGRILRMHANQREDVKELYAGDIAAAVGLEGTTGDTLCDLDQPILLEAITFPEPVISVAIEPKSKADQEKMGLALSRLADEDPTFRVSTDQETGETLIAGMGELHLEIIVDRMKREFKVEANVGQPQVAYRETIRAKATGEGKFIRQTGGRGQYGHAVIDLEPMNEDDRVEYPEEHFVFINKIVGGIVPREYIAPIAKGIKEAMGRGILAGYSLIDLKATLHDGSFHEVDSSELAFQIAGSMALQDAAKKASPVILEPIMAIEVVTPEDFLGDVMGDLNSRRGRIEATEDRGNAKVIRAKAPLASMFGYATQLRSMTQGRASYSMEFDCYEELPKNIEAEIIAGRSR, from the coding sequence ATGGCACGTGAATATCCGTTAGAAAAGACTCGCAATATCGGCATTGCCGCCCATATTGACGCTGGCAAGACAACCGTCACAGAACGCATTCTTTTCTATACTGGAAAAAAGCACAAAATCGGCGAGGTGCATGAGGGTGAAGCCGAGATGGATTGGATGGAACAGGAACGAGAACGGGGGATCACAATCACATCGGCGGCAACGACCTGTTTTTGGTCGCCAACCACGCGCCCTGACAATAAGCACCGAATCAATATCATCGACACGCCCGGACATGTTGATTTTACGGTTGAAGTTGAACGTTCGCTTCGCGTTCTTGATGGCGCAGTAGTTGTTTTTGATGGTGTCGCCGGTGTCGAGCCACAGTCGGAAACCGTTTGGCGCCAAGCAGATAAATATCATGTCCCGCGTATTTGTTTTATTAATAAACTCGATCGAACTGGCGCCGATTTCTTTCGTTCGTATCACTCCATCCTTGAACGCTTGGGCGCAAATGCGATTCCAATCCAGCTTCCAATTGGGAATGAAAGCGATTTTCGTGGCCTCATCGACCTAATCCGCAAAAAAGCCTATCTCTATACCAATGATTTAGGCACCGATGTTGAAGAGCAAGAAATACCGACCAAGATGCTTGAACTTGCCAAAGAGTGGCGTGAGAAACTTTTAGAAAAAGTCGCAGAGCTTGATGATAACTTACTTGAAAAATATCTTGGCGGAGAACCGCTTACAGATGAAGAAATTATTGCCACCCTCCGCCAGGGCACTGTTTCGAACAGAATTATTCCTGTCTTAACTGGCTCCGCACTCAAGAACAAAGGAGTTCAGCTTATGTTGGATGCTGTCGTTGACTACCTGCCAAGCCCAATCGATGTGCCACCAATCGAAGGTACTGACCCTAAACATCCAGATAATAAACTAACTCGACAAGCTTCGGACAGCGAGCCCTTTGCCTCCCTCCTGTTTAAGATCGCGGCTGATCCTTTTGTTGGCAAGCTTGCTTTTTTCCGAGTCTATTCTGGTACCTTGAACGCAGGCTCCTATATCTTGAATGTGAATACCAACAAAAAAGAACGAGTCGGCCGAATTTTACGCATGCATGCTAATCAGCGTGAAGATGTCAAAGAACTTTATGCAGGCGATATTGCAGCCGCCGTCGGGCTAGAGGGTACAACGGGCGATACACTTTGCGATCTAGATCAACCAATTCTACTCGAAGCAATCACCTTCCCTGAACCTGTTATTTCAGTTGCGATTGAGCCGAAATCAAAGGCCGACCAAGAAAAAATGGGATTGGCTTTGAGCCGTCTAGCCGATGAAGACCCGACTTTCCGTGTCAGTACCGATCAAGAAACGGGTGAAACCTTAATCGCCGGTATGGGCGAGCTTCATCTTGAAATTATCGTCGACCGAATGAAACGAGAATTTAAGGTTGAGGCCAACGTCGGCCAGCCTCAAGTTGCCTATCGCGAGACAATTCGCGCCAAGGCAACTGGCGAAGGTAAATTTATTCGTCAAACCGGTGGCCGCGGGCAGTATGGGCACGCCGTCATCGATCTCGAACCGATGAACGAAGATGATCGTGTTGAATATCCTGAAGAGCATTTCGTTTTTATCAATAAAATTGTAGGCGGTATCGTTCCGCGTGAGTATATCGCGCCAATAGCAAAGGGAATTAAAGAAGCGATGGGACGAGGGATTCTAGCTGGCTACTCACTCATCGATCTCAAAGCCACACTCCATGATGGTTCATTCCATGAGGTTGATTCTTCAGAGTTGGCTTTTCAAATTGCAGGCTCAATGGCGCTTCAAGATGCCGCCAAGAAAGCCTCGCCAGTGATCCTTGAGCCGATTATGGCGATTGAGGTTGTAACTCCCGAGGATTTTCTCGGCGATGTGATGGGTGATTTAAACAGTAGACGTGGCCGAATTGAAGCAACCGAAGATCGCGGCAACGCTAAAGTGATTCGCGCCAAAGCGCCGCTTGCCTCAATGTTCGGTTATGCCACTCAACTACGCAGTATGACTCAAGGCCGTGCCAGTTATTCGATGGAATTTGATTGCTATGAAGAGTTACCTAAAAATATCGAAGCCGAGATAATCGCTGGCCGAAGTCGATGA
- the rpsG gene encoding 30S ribosomal protein S7, protein MRGKKRIKRPQIKPDYRYQSILVAKFINKVMLRGQKQTAEKIVYSALAQVEKELKLPALQIFDQALKNVSPLVEVRAKRIGGATYQVPMEIRSERKVALSMRWIINAARGNKGKTMQVSLAEELKAAFASQGSAIAKRDEMHRMAEANKAFAHYARF, encoded by the coding sequence ATGCGAGGTAAAAAGCGCATTAAGCGCCCCCAAATTAAACCCGACTATCGCTACCAGTCAATTCTGGTGGCTAAGTTTATTAATAAAGTTATGTTGCGCGGCCAAAAACAAACTGCCGAAAAAATTGTCTACTCAGCTCTTGCTCAAGTTGAAAAGGAGTTAAAATTGCCAGCGCTTCAGATTTTTGATCAGGCGCTTAAGAATGTTTCACCGCTGGTTGAAGTGCGCGCAAAACGCATTGGTGGCGCAACTTACCAGGTCCCAATGGAAATTCGCTCGGAACGAAAGGTTGCTCTCTCGATGCGCTGGATTATCAATGCCGCACGCGGCAATAAAGGTAAAACTATGCAAGTCTCTTTAGCTGAAGAATTAAAGGCGGCCTTTGCAAGTCAAGGCAGTGCAATCGCTAAACGCGATGAGATGCATCGCATGGCCGAGGCGAATAAAGCCTTTGCCCACTACGCGAGATTTTAA
- the rpsL gene encoding 30S ribosomal protein S12, which translates to MPTINQLIRSGRVRKTPKSKAPALHRGFNFIKNRPTSSRLGSPFKRGVCVLVKTMTPKKPNSALRKIARVRLTSGQEVTAYIPGEGHNLQEHSVVLIRGGRVKDLPGVRYHIVRGMLDTAAVAKRKQSRSRYGAKKS; encoded by the coding sequence ATGCCAACTATCAATCAACTTATTCGAAGTGGTCGAGTCCGAAAAACACCTAAATCAAAAGCGCCGGCGCTTCATCGTGGTTTCAATTTTATCAAAAATCGACCAACAAGCTCACGTCTTGGTTCACCCTTTAAGCGGGGGGTGTGCGTCCTGGTCAAAACCATGACACCAAAAAAACCAAACTCTGCACTGCGAAAAATTGCTCGTGTTCGGCTAACTTCTGGTCAGGAAGTAACAGCTTATATCCCTGGCGAAGGCCACAATTTACAGGAACACTCGGTCGTCTTGATTCGAGGTGGACGTGTCAAAGATTTACCTGGTGTGCGGTATCACATTGTGCGTGGCATGCTCGATACAGCCGCCGTTGCAAAGCGGAAACAGAGCCGATCACGCTACGGCGCTAAAAAGAGTTAA
- the rpoC gene encoding DNA-directed RNA polymerase subunit beta', which yields MVNLAQKGKRTNESILRLTDFNSVRISVASPEKISAWSYGEVLKPETINYRTQKPERDGLFDERIFGPTKDWECYCGKYKKIRYKGVICDKCGVEVTRSSVRRERMGHIELASPVSHIWYVRGIPSALSQLLDLSVADLEKVIYFAGFIVLEIDEELRSELLIQLEGEYQELVGDSQLNDTQKREIETAYRQTKQELASLKKYTILSEEKYQQISLKYGNVIRVGIGAEAILELLKELNLDAIMKDLSAKIEEAGETVRRRYVKRLQLLKQISSAGIKPEWFVMTRIPVIPPDLRPMVQLDGGRFAASDLNDLYRRVLNRNNRLKKLLAQGAPEVICRNEKRMLQEAIDSLIDNSARRGRAVNAGATQRRLRSLSDMLRGKQGRFRQNLLGKRVDYSGRSVIVVGPELKLNQCGLPKTMALELFKPFVISRLIQEGYIQNVKNAARLIERGAPEVWDALEQVTAEKFVLLNRAPTLHRLGIQAFKPVLIEGKAIQLHPLACLAFNADFDGDQMAVHVPLSSQAQWESSEIMQSKKNLLKPASGEPIVTPRLDMVYGVYYLTTFQENVRGEGKAFSGKNETILAYQMGNLHIRAKIRVLLAPKEGATPKIMETSVGRILFNNVIPKELRYLNESMDAKALKKLIFQCFKLLGGDATAETVDKIKKIGFEHALLSGMSISMNDIQIPDAKYKIVQETRSDLEKIQEQYHFGLITDDERRIQTIRLWEKARDLIGAKVVEGYDVNGPVFIAVKSGARGSTTQLNQMAGMKGLVVNPSGEIIETAITSNFKEGLTELEYFTSTHAARKGKSDTALRTSDSGYLTRRLVDVAQDVIVEIADCGSDTGIEVKRADADELNIDYASRLIGRFSLQAIKVTGKKIIDKDQEIDEVAARLITESEIESVSVRSPLNCRAEWGLCQKCYGRDLATGELIELGEVVGIMAAQAIGEPGTQLTLDTFHSGGVATGEDVTTGLPRVEELFEARSPKSPAIMSDIEGAIRISDRKNGTIIRVASEELRSETHDIPEGYEIIVKDNELVNPKQAIASAIDKKALRSLLGGKVVLKGKTVMIQATEPLVKEYPLTSTQSAKVKTGEKVIRGQALTEGHLDLQKLLEYQGLEAARKYIVHEIQQIYSSQGQEVNDKHIEIILRQMFSKVQILDGADSKYLMGQIIERRSIERENEKLKVKGKKLIRFNDTLFGVTRIALTTDSFLSAASFQETTSVLIDAAVRGAIDPLRGLKENVIIGRLIPAGTGFRKRLKEKAKH from the coding sequence ATGGTAAACCTAGCTCAAAAAGGCAAACGGACAAATGAAAGTATTCTGCGCCTCACGGATTTTAATTCAGTCAGAATTTCTGTCGCTAGCCCCGAAAAAATTTCAGCCTGGTCATACGGCGAGGTTTTGAAACCGGAAACAATCAATTACCGCACTCAAAAACCTGAACGAGACGGCTTGTTCGACGAACGAATTTTTGGGCCAACAAAAGATTGGGAATGTTATTGCGGCAAGTACAAAAAAATCCGCTATAAGGGTGTCATTTGCGACAAGTGTGGCGTCGAGGTTACTCGATCTTCAGTTCGGCGCGAACGGATGGGACATATTGAGCTCGCTTCGCCAGTTTCGCATATCTGGTACGTTCGCGGCATCCCGAGCGCTTTAAGCCAGCTTCTTGATCTTTCGGTCGCTGACCTAGAAAAAGTGATTTACTTTGCAGGCTTTATTGTGCTTGAAATTGACGAAGAATTGCGCTCCGAGCTTTTGATCCAGCTAGAAGGTGAGTATCAAGAATTGGTTGGAGATAGTCAATTAAATGACACTCAAAAACGCGAGATTGAAACTGCCTATCGTCAAACTAAACAAGAGCTTGCTTCTCTCAAAAAGTACACGATCTTATCCGAAGAAAAATATCAACAGATTTCGCTTAAATACGGCAATGTAATTCGAGTAGGAATAGGCGCCGAAGCGATTCTAGAGCTCTTGAAAGAACTTAATTTAGACGCGATCATGAAAGATTTGAGCGCAAAAATTGAGGAGGCGGGTGAAACAGTTCGCCGCCGTTATGTAAAACGCTTGCAGTTATTGAAGCAAATTTCTTCAGCGGGTATCAAGCCTGAATGGTTTGTCATGACGCGAATTCCAGTGATTCCACCTGATTTGCGTCCAATGGTACAGCTCGATGGCGGACGTTTTGCCGCTTCGGATTTGAATGATCTTTACCGCCGCGTTTTGAATCGCAATAATCGTTTGAAAAAGCTTCTCGCGCAAGGCGCACCCGAGGTGATCTGCAGGAATGAAAAACGAATGCTTCAAGAAGCAATCGATTCTCTGATCGATAATTCAGCGCGACGTGGTCGAGCTGTCAACGCCGGCGCCACGCAACGTCGTTTGCGTTCGCTGTCAGATATGCTACGTGGCAAACAAGGACGATTCCGTCAAAATCTCTTGGGTAAACGCGTCGACTACTCGGGGCGGTCGGTCATTGTGGTCGGTCCGGAACTCAAACTTAATCAATGCGGCTTACCGAAAACAATGGCGCTTGAACTTTTTAAACCCTTCGTTATTAGTCGTCTAATTCAGGAGGGCTATATTCAGAATGTCAAAAACGCCGCCCGGCTGATTGAACGCGGCGCGCCAGAAGTTTGGGACGCGCTAGAACAAGTTACAGCAGAAAAATTTGTGCTTTTGAACCGCGCGCCGACTCTGCATCGCTTAGGCATTCAAGCTTTCAAACCAGTCCTAATTGAAGGCAAGGCGATCCAACTTCACCCTCTCGCATGTCTAGCTTTCAACGCCGACTTTGATGGTGACCAGATGGCTGTCCATGTGCCGCTTTCAAGCCAGGCGCAATGGGAATCGTCAGAGATCATGCAATCAAAAAAGAACCTGCTCAAACCCGCTTCGGGCGAACCGATTGTCACCCCGCGACTCGATATGGTTTACGGCGTTTATTATCTGACAACTTTTCAAGAAAACGTGCGTGGTGAAGGTAAAGCCTTTTCAGGCAAAAATGAGACAATTTTAGCCTATCAAATGGGAAACTTGCACATCCGCGCTAAAATCAGAGTTCTCTTAGCGCCCAAGGAAGGCGCCACGCCTAAAATCATGGAAACATCGGTTGGTCGGATTCTTTTCAACAATGTTATTCCAAAAGAATTGCGTTATCTAAATGAATCGATGGATGCCAAGGCGCTCAAAAAACTTATTTTCCAGTGTTTTAAACTTCTCGGCGGTGACGCGACGGCCGAGACAGTTGATAAAATTAAGAAAATCGGCTTTGAACACGCTTTACTTTCAGGCATGTCAATCAGCATGAACGACATCCAGATCCCAGATGCTAAATATAAGATCGTTCAAGAGACTCGCTCGGACCTCGAAAAAATTCAAGAACAATACCACTTTGGCCTCATCACAGATGATGAACGCCGCATTCAAACGATTCGACTTTGGGAAAAAGCGCGAGACTTAATTGGCGCGAAAGTCGTCGAAGGTTACGACGTAAACGGGCCGGTTTTCATCGCGGTTAAATCAGGCGCGCGCGGTTCGACTACCCAGCTCAATCAGATGGCCGGAATGAAAGGCTTGGTGGTTAATCCAAGCGGTGAAATTATTGAGACTGCAATTACCTCCAACTTCAAGGAAGGTCTGACAGAACTTGAATATTTCACCTCAACTCACGCGGCCCGAAAAGGAAAATCGGATACCGCGCTTCGGACCTCGGATTCAGGCTACCTCACCCGACGGCTAGTCGATGTTGCTCAAGATGTAATTGTTGAAATTGCCGATTGTGGCAGTGACACCGGGATCGAGGTAAAACGGGCTGATGCCGATGAACTTAATATTGACTATGCTTCGCGCTTAATCGGTCGATTTAGTTTGCAAGCGATTAAAGTCACTGGCAAAAAAATCATCGATAAAGACCAAGAAATTGACGAAGTCGCCGCTCGCTTGATTACTGAATCCGAAATTGAAAGTGTTAGCGTGCGTTCACCCTTGAATTGTCGAGCTGAATGGGGTTTGTGCCAAAAATGTTATGGGCGCGATTTGGCAACCGGTGAATTGATCGAACTTGGTGAAGTGGTTGGCATCATGGCCGCCCAAGCAATTGGCGAACCTGGCACTCAACTCACGCTCGATACTTTTCATTCAGGCGGTGTTGCAACGGGTGAAGATGTAACTACAGGTTTGCCACGAGTTGAAGAGCTGTTTGAGGCCCGTTCGCCCAAAAGCCCGGCAATTATGAGTGATATCGAAGGCGCCATACGTATTAGCGACCGAAAAAATGGCACCATCATTAGAGTCGCTTCCGAAGAACTCCGATCGGAAACACATGATATTCCTGAAGGTTACGAGATTATTGTAAAGGATAATGAGCTCGTTAATCCTAAACAAGCGATCGCTTCCGCAATTGACAAAAAAGCGCTCCGAAGCCTCCTGGGCGGCAAGGTGGTTCTCAAGGGAAAAACAGTTATGATTCAGGCAACCGAGCCACTGGTGAAAGAGTATCCGCTTACCTCAACTCAAAGCGCCAAAGTTAAAACCGGTGAAAAAGTCATACGCGGTCAAGCACTTACCGAAGGGCACCTGGATTTGCAAAAACTTTTGGAATATCAAGGATTAGAAGCGGCGCGAAAATACATTGTTCACGAAATTCAGCAAATTTACAGTTCTCAAGGTCAAGAGGTGAATGATAAACATATAGAGATTATTCTCCGTCAGATGTTTTCTAAAGTTCAGATTCTTGACGGCGCCGATTCAAAATATCTAATGGGACAGATTATAGAGAGACGGTCTATTGAACGAGAAAATGAGAAGCTTAAGGTTAAAGGCAAAAAACTGATTCGTTTTAACGATACTTTGTTTGGTGTAACCAGAATCGCTCTCACAACTGATAGTTTTTTGTCAGCGGCGTCATTTCAAGAAACAACCAGCGTATTAATCGACGCCGCCGTGCGTGGCGCCATCGACCCACTGCGCGGGCTTAAAGAGAATGTAATCATTGGTCGCCTGATTCCCGCCGGAACCGGCTTTCGTAAGCGTCTCAAAGAAAAAGCCAAACATTGA